The DNA region ACCTGGTTATATTTCCCATCGATCAGCAGAGGAATTGAGAAGAGATTTTCTATAAGATATAAAAGCAGAACAACCCCCTTTTTGATAAAGGGGGTTGTATTATTATTTTGCCATCATATTTTTATTAAAAGGAATATTCATTTCACTAAGTTTTTATGAAGCCTTTTTAATGTTATCAACTTCAATCGGAGGGTTAAATTGACCTTCCCATTTAGCGACTACAATTGCTGCTAATGAGTTTCCTACCACGTTAACAGCAGTACGTCCCATATCTAGAATACGGTCAATACCAGCAATAAAGGCTAATCCTTCAGCAGGTAAACCCATTGTACTAAATGTAGCTAATAGAACCACAAATGATACACCAGGTACTCCCGCCATACCTTTCGATGTTACCATTAACACTAACATTAGTGTAATTTGTTGGATAATGCTCAATTCAATCCCATACATTTGGGCAACAAATAAGGATGCTATTGCTTGGTATAAAACAGAACCATCCAAATTAAAGGAGTAACCTGTTGGAATAACGAAAGTCGCAATGTGTTTTGGACTTCCTGCTTGCTCCATTTTGTCCATAATTTTCGGAAGTACGGTTTCCGAGCTTGCTGTTGAAAAAGCCAAGATTAACTCTTCTTTGATCATCTTCAATAATTTAAAGACACTGAACCCAACGATTTTGCCCATCAAACCCAAAACTACAATGACAAAGAAAATCATGGTTCCATAAACCGTAAGGGCTAACTTGCCTAATGGAAGAAGTGATTCAAAACCATATTTTGAAATGGTTACACCAATTAATGCAAACACACCGATTGGAGCATATTTCATGATTAAGTTTGTAACATAAAACATGGCATTTGCCACACCTTCAAAGAATCGTAAAACCGGTTTTCCTTTTTCTCCAATGGCTGCAATTCCAAGACCAAACACGACTGCAAAGAAAATAATCGCTAGCATATCGCCTTCAACCAT from Neobacillus sp. FSL H8-0543 includes:
- a CDS encoding cation:dicarboxylase symporter family transporter produces the protein MKKIKSSLASQIFIGLILGIIVGGIFYGSETAQSVLQPFGDLFIRLIKMIVVPIVLSSIIVAIAGVGDLKSVGKLGAKSLTYFIGMTFIAIAVGLISANIFQPGAGLNMETLEKSDISGYVETSEQQEGKSITDTLLHIVPTNPINSMVEGDMLAIIFFAVVFGLGIAAIGEKGKPVLRFFEGVANAMFYVTNLIMKYAPIGVFALIGVTISKYGFESLLPLGKLALTVYGTMIFFVIVVLGLMGKIVGFSVFKLLKMIKEELILAFSTASSETVLPKIMDKMEQAGSPKHIATFVIPTGYSFNLDGSVLYQAIASLFVAQMYGIELSIIQQITLMLVLMVTSKGMAGVPGVSFVVLLATFSTMGLPAEGLAFIAGIDRILDMGRTAVNVVGNSLAAIVVAKWEGQFNPPIEVDNIKKAS